From a region of the Candidatus Methylomirabilis limnetica genome:
- a CDS encoding methyltransferase, which translates to MLSRFEKQLFGLMTGAFASRALAIAVQRDLFTWLSRGGDGQTVEQVVAYLGFQERTSRVFLDVLSAIGLLRCENGLFRNTELSEQLLVRGRIADQRGAVALFDHLYLGCGTLEHTLKTGNPASREYGYFFGAGTGSYPDDMDGSGFAPALLLGEFWDFSNARHVLDVGGCLGATAHALAARYPNLRVTVFDLPEICERGKALSKQHPASDARVTFHPGNFFDEDYPHGVDTICFVRILHDWSDKEALRLLEKAHAALQPGGRIVILETLREGSEKASLTALIDLLMLLISPEGGLRTRVAMGKLLRTAGFRRVRTKPTAYLYSLISAEK; encoded by the coding sequence ATGCTAAGTCGATTTGAAAAACAACTCTTCGGGCTGATGACGGGCGCTTTTGCATCTCGAGCGCTTGCGATCGCGGTTCAACGAGATCTATTCACGTGGCTGTCGCGGGGGGGAGACGGGCAGACAGTAGAACAAGTCGTCGCGTATTTGGGGTTTCAAGAGCGGACCTCACGAGTATTTCTTGATGTGCTCTCCGCGATAGGGCTCTTGCGGTGCGAGAATGGACTGTTCCGTAACACTGAGCTCTCTGAGCAGCTCTTGGTACGCGGTCGCATAGCCGATCAACGTGGCGCCGTCGCGCTGTTTGATCATTTGTATCTTGGGTGCGGAACACTTGAACACACGCTCAAAACAGGAAATCCGGCCAGCCGTGAATATGGGTACTTTTTTGGCGCCGGTACAGGTTCTTACCCGGATGATATGGACGGAAGTGGGTTTGCACCCGCGCTACTCCTCGGTGAGTTTTGGGATTTCTCCAATGCGCGGCACGTTCTCGACGTGGGCGGATGTCTCGGAGCTACAGCTCACGCGCTGGCGGCACGATATCCCAACCTTCGCGTAACGGTGTTCGACCTTCCCGAAATTTGTGAACGCGGGAAGGCCTTGTCCAAGCAGCATCCGGCATCTGACGCGCGCGTGACATTTCACCCGGGGAATTTCTTTGACGAGGACTACCCGCATGGGGTCGATACCATTTGCTTTGTGCGCATCCTTCACGATTGGTCCGATAAGGAGGCGCTTCGTCTCTTGGAGAAAGCACATGCGGCTCTGCAACCAGGGGGACGAATCGTCATTCTCGAAACGCTGCGCGAAGGTTCAGAGAAGGCGTCACTGACCGCATTGATCGATCTTCTGATGCTGCTAATCAGTCCGGAAGGAGGGCTAAGAACAAGAGTGGCAATGGGCAAACTCTTGCGCACTGCTGGATT